A region of the Neomicrococcus lactis genome:
TTCGTCGAGTGCCTTCTTGACATCCATCATGCCGGCGCCGGTGCGCTCGCGTAGTTCCTTGATGTCTGCTGCCGTGTAGTTGGCCATGTTCAACCCCATTCGTTGAAAGTAGTAACTGTGGGGCCGCACCCCGCGAGCGGCGAGGTCCGGCCGGTCCGCAACTGCGGGCGCTTCACGGATAAGTCAAGCGCCCGCAGTCAACGGTAGGTAGTTGGGTTTTCGCTGGTTACTTTTCTTCCGCGGCAGCGTCGGCAGAAGCCTCAGCAGCTGGTGCGGCCTCTTCTGCAGCTGCGGCTGGAGCCTCAGCTGCCTTTTCGTCAGCTTTGCCCTCGAGCAATTCGCGCTCCCACTCAGCAAGTGGCTCTGCAGCCTGCTCGGTGGAGTTGGAGTTGCGGTTGTGACGAGCAATCAAGCCCTCAGCAACAGCGTCAGCGATAACGCGGGTCAACAAGTTGACGGAGCGGATGGCGTCGTCGTTGCCCGGGATCGGGAAGTCGACTTCGTCAGGATCGCAGTTGGTGTCGAGGATAGCGACAACAGGGATACCAAGCTTCTTGGCCTCGTCAACGGCGAGGTGTTCCTTCTTGGTGTCAACAACCCAGAGGATGGAAGGCGTCTTGGTGAGGTTACGGATACCACCAAGGTTTGCCTGCAACTTCTCGAGCTCGCGGTTGAGGAGCAAGAGTTCCTTCTTGGTGTGGCCGGAGCCTGCAACGTCCTCGAAGTTGATCTCTTCGAGTTCCTTCATGCGAGCAACACGCTTGGAAACGGTCTGG
Encoded here:
- the rpsB gene encoding 30S ribosomal protein S2 → MPVVTMRQLLDSGVHFGHQTRRWNPKMKRFIFTERNGIYIIDLQQSLSFIDRAYEFVKETVAHGGTVLFVGTKKQAQEAIAEQATRVNQPYVNHRWLGGMLTNFQTVSKRVARMKELEEINFEDVAGSGHTKKELLLLNRELEKLQANLGGIRNLTKTPSILWVVDTKKEHLAVDEAKKLGIPVVAILDTNCDPDEVDFPIPGNDDAIRSVNLLTRVIADAVAEGLIARHNRNSNSTEQAAEPLAEWERELLEGKADEKAAEAPAAAAEEAAPAAEASADAAAEEK